One Spirochaeta africana DSM 8902 genomic window carries:
- a CDS encoding fimbria/pilus periplasmic chaperone, whose product MGSIRQKILPVAIAVLLFGRTVSLPGFSLQPISQHFEPSGSMSSQTFQLHNPGNSPIAIELSMHTRELQPDGSEVREPANDLFSIFPGRVILDPGERRTVRVRWIGPAEIDSEQAFRLLAEQLPVNLTGDEAAPESGGVITIMYRYLAAVYVTPERAEADVHAEVIDATNGETRIRISNSGSQHRLLNSLELIVQYADGSSTLLTSADLPGLAGTNLLAGSWRDYPISDSSSSEVTDVSLILPD is encoded by the coding sequence ATGGGTAGCATCAGGCAAAAAATACTGCCAGTTGCGATCGCGGTCCTGCTTTTTGGCAGGACCGTTTCGCTTCCTGGATTCAGTTTACAGCCAATTTCCCAACATTTTGAGCCCTCCGGCTCAATGAGCTCACAGACCTTTCAGCTGCATAACCCGGGGAATTCGCCGATCGCGATAGAACTCAGTATGCATACGAGGGAACTGCAGCCCGACGGCAGCGAGGTGCGAGAACCGGCAAATGATCTGTTCAGCATTTTTCCTGGAAGGGTTATACTGGATCCTGGGGAACGTCGGACCGTTCGGGTTCGATGGATTGGACCAGCCGAGATTGACAGTGAACAGGCATTCCGACTTCTTGCCGAACAGCTGCCGGTAAACCTTACCGGGGATGAAGCCGCACCAGAATCCGGCGGGGTTATAACCATCATGTACCGCTATCTCGCAGCGGTATATGTCACACCGGAACGAGCAGAAGCGGATGTTCATGCCGAAGTGATCGACGCCACCAACGGCGAGACCAGGATACGGATTTCCAACAGCGGATCGCAACACCGCCTGTTGAACAGCCTTGAACTGATCGTGCAGTACGCTGATGGCTCGTCTACCCTGCTTACCTCCGCAGACCTACCCGGTTTGGCAGGCACCAATCTGCTGGCTGGCAGCTGGCGTGATTACCCTATCAGCGATTCCAGTAGTTCGGAGGTTACTGATGTCAGCCTCATTCTGCCGGATTGA